In one window of Burkholderia sp. NRF60-BP8 DNA:
- a CDS encoding BCCT family transporter encodes MPDSRPSPRTTFKPQVVLPALAVIGALLVVCALHPSEAGALFSAGQQWVIARFDWFYVLAVTGFLVFLVLIAASDFGNIRLGPDDAEPEFSFVSWTAMLFAAGMGIGLMYFGVGEPMQHFLKPPTVDPGTPAAAREAMLMTFFHWGFHAWAIYGLMGLVLAYFGFRYNLPLTLRSGLYPVLRERIDGWVGHTVDAFALVGTVAGIATTLGYGVMQLSAGLHTAAGWDTGGNLFRIGLVAVVVILAGVSAATGLDKGVRRLSELNLLLAFLLLAFVVVAGPTAFLLRALGDNIGQYLSSLVDLSFRTYAYAPPREEGWFGGWTILYWAWWVSWSPFVGMFIARISRGRTIRQFVIGVLLVPTAFNLVWMTVFGNSAIWLDTHGAAGALAQTATNVDALLFRFFDFLPFPQLLSIVAIVLIAVFFVTSADSGAFVIDQIATRGNAHSPVWQRLFWAALLGVTAAVLLVAGGLGALQAMTLIAALPVALIMLALCYGLWRGLAADRAHYSQDIAPAASFWTGQHWRHRLTHILRQTTEAEARQFVAETVEPALRKVADELRASGVDAHVQRDGDDAVRLTVPTAEHRDFVYGVRVTAKSAAAFLMREAAEPEAARAHVYGIVTFFEDGRLGYDVEYLRGDEVIADVLRQYERYVSLAADTRTHLLSRAPGHATEAE; translated from the coding sequence ATGCCGGATTCCCGTCCCTCGCCCCGCACGACATTCAAGCCGCAGGTCGTCCTGCCCGCGCTCGCCGTCATCGGCGCGCTACTCGTCGTGTGCGCACTGCACCCGAGCGAAGCCGGCGCACTGTTCTCCGCCGGCCAGCAATGGGTCATCGCACGGTTCGACTGGTTCTACGTGCTCGCCGTCACCGGCTTCCTCGTGTTTCTCGTGCTGATCGCCGCCAGCGACTTCGGCAATATCCGGCTCGGCCCCGACGACGCCGAACCCGAATTCAGCTTCGTGTCGTGGACGGCGATGCTGTTCGCGGCCGGCATGGGCATCGGGCTGATGTACTTCGGTGTCGGCGAGCCGATGCAGCATTTCCTGAAGCCGCCGACCGTCGATCCCGGCACGCCTGCCGCCGCGCGCGAAGCGATGCTGATGACGTTCTTCCACTGGGGCTTCCACGCGTGGGCGATCTACGGGCTGATGGGGCTCGTGCTCGCGTACTTCGGCTTCCGCTACAACCTGCCGCTCACGCTGCGCTCGGGGCTGTATCCGGTGCTGCGCGAGCGCATCGACGGCTGGGTCGGTCACACGGTCGACGCGTTCGCGCTCGTCGGCACGGTCGCCGGGATCGCGACAACCCTCGGCTACGGCGTGATGCAACTGAGCGCGGGCCTGCATACGGCCGCCGGGTGGGACACGGGCGGCAACCTGTTCCGCATCGGGCTCGTCGCGGTGGTCGTGATCCTCGCGGGCGTGTCGGCCGCGACCGGCCTCGACAAGGGCGTGCGCCGGCTGTCCGAGCTGAACCTGCTGCTCGCGTTCCTGCTGCTCGCCTTCGTGGTGGTCGCAGGCCCGACCGCATTCCTGCTGCGCGCGCTCGGCGACAACATCGGCCAGTACCTGTCGAGCCTCGTCGACCTGTCGTTCCGTACGTACGCCTACGCGCCGCCGCGGGAGGAAGGCTGGTTCGGCGGCTGGACGATTCTCTACTGGGCGTGGTGGGTGTCGTGGTCGCCGTTCGTCGGCATGTTCATCGCGCGCATCTCGCGCGGCCGTACGATCCGCCAGTTCGTGATCGGCGTGCTGCTCGTGCCGACCGCGTTCAACCTCGTGTGGATGACCGTGTTCGGCAACAGCGCGATCTGGCTCGACACGCACGGCGCGGCCGGCGCGCTCGCGCAGACGGCGACCAACGTCGATGCGCTGCTGTTCCGCTTCTTCGATTTCCTGCCGTTTCCGCAACTGCTGTCGATCGTCGCGATCGTGCTGATCGCGGTGTTCTTCGTCACGTCCGCCGATTCGGGCGCGTTCGTGATCGACCAGATCGCGACGCGCGGCAACGCGCATTCGCCGGTCTGGCAGCGGCTGTTCTGGGCCGCGCTGCTCGGCGTGACGGCCGCGGTGCTGCTCGTCGCGGGCGGGCTCGGCGCGTTGCAGGCGATGACGCTGATCGCGGCGCTGCCGGTCGCCCTCATCATGCTCGCGCTGTGCTACGGGCTGTGGCGCGGGCTCGCGGCCGACCGTGCGCACTATTCGCAGGACATCGCGCCTGCGGCGAGCTTCTGGACCGGCCAGCACTGGCGCCATCGCCTGACGCACATCCTGCGGCAGACGACCGAGGCCGAGGCGCGCCAGTTCGTCGCCGAAACGGTCGAGCCCGCGCTGCGCAAGGTCGCCGACGAGCTGCGCGCAAGCGGCGTCGATGCGCACGTGCAGCGCGACGGCGACGATGCGGTGCGGCTCACCGTGCCGACCGCCGAACACCGCGATTTCGTGTATGGCGTGCGCGTCACCGCGAAATCCGCGGCCGCGTTCCTGATGCGCGAGGCGGCCGAGCCGGAAGCCGCGCGGGCGCACGTGTACGGGATCGTCACGTTCTTCGAGGATGGCCGGCTCGGCTACGACGTCGAATACCTGCGCGGCGACGAAGTGATCGCCGACGTGCTGCGCCAGTACGAACGCTACGTGTCGCTCGCCGCGGACACTCGCACGCACCTGCTGAGCCGCGCGCCGGGGCACGCGACGGAGGCCGAGTGA
- a CDS encoding porin yields the protein MKASANRYAILILSAASLGTTAAHAQSSVTLYGVVDDSLAYVNNQQGHSNVYMRDGNLYASKFGLRGDEDLGGGTHAIFDLQAGFNLNTGAQAAAGTLFNRQAFVGLRNVRYGTVTAGRQYTPYFLFVGPYASSSWLTGATGAHPGDIDGLDTTIRVNNSVTYTSPTFAGLSASAMYAFGGIAGATGKGNTFSAALRYANGPVGIAAGYLRINSSGSSAGFLNPATASSGSFAVSVLNQGYLTAKAVEQVAAAGNYTLGDLTLGLNYSNVKYLPGNGSTFTDTAVFNTYGALAAYRFTPTFSVAGAFAYTLASKANGVANAARYQQYSLKESYSLSKRTTLYALQAYTHSSGRTLGAQGAGHIVDAAPIVGDSQQLTPSTTHGQFVGMAGIAVTF from the coding sequence ATGAAAGCATCCGCCAACCGTTATGCAATCCTGATTTTATCGGCCGCGTCGCTCGGCACGACCGCCGCCCACGCGCAGAGCAGCGTCACGCTGTACGGCGTCGTCGACGATTCGCTCGCGTACGTGAACAACCAGCAGGGACACTCGAACGTCTACATGCGCGACGGCAACCTATATGCGTCGAAGTTCGGGCTGCGCGGCGACGAGGATCTCGGCGGCGGCACGCACGCGATCTTCGACCTGCAGGCCGGCTTCAACCTGAATACGGGCGCGCAGGCCGCCGCCGGCACGCTGTTCAATCGCCAGGCGTTCGTCGGCCTGCGCAACGTTCGCTACGGCACGGTCACGGCCGGCCGCCAGTACACGCCCTACTTTCTGTTCGTCGGCCCGTACGCGTCGAGCAGCTGGCTGACGGGCGCCACCGGCGCGCATCCGGGCGACATCGACGGCCTCGACACGACGATTCGCGTAAACAACTCGGTCACCTATACGTCGCCGACCTTCGCCGGGCTGAGCGCGAGCGCGATGTACGCATTCGGCGGCATTGCCGGCGCGACCGGCAAGGGCAACACGTTCAGCGCCGCGCTGCGCTATGCGAACGGGCCGGTCGGGATCGCGGCCGGCTACCTGCGGATCAACAGCTCGGGCTCGTCGGCGGGCTTCCTGAATCCGGCCACCGCATCGTCGGGCAGCTTCGCGGTATCCGTGCTGAATCAAGGCTACCTCACCGCGAAAGCCGTCGAGCAGGTCGCGGCGGCCGGCAACTACACGCTCGGCGACCTGACGCTGGGGCTCAACTATTCGAACGTGAAGTATCTGCCCGGCAACGGCTCGACCTTCACCGACACGGCCGTGTTCAACACCTACGGCGCGCTTGCCGCGTACCGCTTCACGCCGACGTTCTCGGTGGCCGGCGCATTCGCGTATACGCTCGCGTCGAAGGCGAACGGCGTCGCGAACGCGGCCCGCTATCAGCAGTATTCGCTGAAGGAGTCGTACAGCCTGTCGAAACGCACGACGCTCTACGCGCTGCAGGCGTACACGCATTCGAGCGGGCGGACGCTCGGCGCGCAAGGCGCCGGCCACATCGTCGACGCGGCGCCGATCGTCGGCGATTCGCAGCAGCTCACGCCGTCGACGACGCACGGCCAGTTCGTCGGCATGGCCGGGATCGCCGTCACGTTCTGA
- a CDS encoding glycoside hydrolase family 31 protein gives MTSLLHPPVFRVASHHANRVLLASDTGATLEIFVLEDDIVRVRVLPDATARNPRTWTIAPGLDDVPLDGRDRLDLSGFALPHYDFVEDDDGMRIETAQVRLTVRRQGGHCTWSMRGADGAWRVALADRPTQAYNFGWWDERAYHYVARARGDKVFGLGERAGELDRTGARFEMRNIDAMGYSAKHTDPLYKHIPFYITWSPDACQGFGLFYDTLSDCSFDMGRELDNYHGPYRYFVAEHGDLDYYFIASPDTPLAAARRFTWLTGRPARTPKWGLGYSGSTMSYTDAPDAQQQMNQFVEQCDAHDILCDSFHLSSGYTSIGAKRYVFNWNRDKFPDAKGFVQHYRDHGIRLCANIKPCLLRDHPAFEEAAQRALLIRSASGEPAWVQFWDEVGAYLDFTQPDTYRWWQEQVTSALLEYGIESTWNDNNEYEIWSPDAIAHGFGQPFPAREAKVLQTMLMMRASRDAQRAHAPARRPFLVSRSGGAGMQRYVQTWSGDNFTSWETLRYNLKMGLGLALSGVSNIGHDIGGFSGPAPSPELLLRWVQFGIFMPRFSIHSWNDDGTVNEPWMYPEITAQIASLIKQRYRLLPYLYHLLWLSTTRYEPVLRPTFADFPGDARCYDACDDMMLGDALLVAPVVDPGLTERTVYLPAGARWTCCASAQSFDGGASVTLPAPLDTPVTLLREGRVLPLNVAEQHFGARADTRGFLVAPRIEDGVAYGECVEDDGETEAWRDGEYGLWRIETGREASGVLGVSVRWDGRPARPADRVEILLPASLQGPVAVRGARVEQDARDGAWRRLVVAFDH, from the coding sequence ATGACTTCGCTTCTTCATCCGCCCGTGTTCCGCGTCGCCAGTCACCACGCGAACCGCGTGCTGCTCGCCTCCGATACGGGCGCGACTCTCGAAATCTTCGTGCTCGAGGACGATATCGTGCGCGTGCGCGTGCTCCCCGACGCGACGGCGCGCAACCCGCGCACGTGGACGATCGCGCCCGGTCTCGACGACGTGCCGCTCGACGGGCGCGACCGCCTCGACCTGAGCGGCTTCGCGCTGCCCCACTACGACTTCGTGGAAGACGACGACGGCATGCGCATCGAAACCGCGCAGGTCCGGCTCACGGTGCGCCGGCAAGGCGGCCATTGCACGTGGTCGATGCGCGGCGCGGACGGCGCATGGCGCGTCGCACTCGCCGACCGCCCGACGCAGGCGTACAACTTCGGCTGGTGGGACGAGCGCGCGTATCACTACGTCGCCCGCGCGCGCGGCGACAAGGTATTCGGCCTCGGCGAACGCGCAGGCGAACTCGATCGCACGGGCGCACGCTTCGAGATGCGCAACATCGACGCGATGGGCTACAGCGCGAAGCATACCGACCCGCTGTACAAGCACATCCCGTTCTACATCACGTGGTCGCCCGATGCGTGCCAGGGGTTCGGGCTGTTCTACGACACGCTGTCCGACTGCTCGTTCGACATGGGCCGCGAGCTCGACAACTATCACGGGCCCTATCGCTATTTCGTCGCCGAGCACGGCGATCTCGACTACTACTTCATCGCGTCGCCCGATACGCCGCTCGCGGCCGCGCGGCGCTTCACGTGGCTGACCGGGCGCCCCGCGCGCACGCCGAAATGGGGGCTCGGCTATTCGGGCTCGACGATGAGCTACACCGACGCGCCGGACGCCCAGCAGCAGATGAACCAGTTCGTCGAGCAGTGCGACGCGCACGACATCCTGTGCGATTCGTTCCACCTGTCGTCGGGCTATACGTCGATCGGCGCGAAGCGCTACGTGTTCAACTGGAACCGCGACAAGTTTCCCGACGCGAAGGGCTTCGTGCAGCACTATCGCGACCACGGCATCCGCCTGTGCGCGAACATCAAGCCGTGCCTGCTGCGCGACCATCCCGCGTTCGAAGAAGCCGCGCAGCGCGCTCTGCTGATCCGCTCGGCATCCGGCGAACCCGCATGGGTGCAGTTCTGGGACGAAGTCGGCGCGTATCTCGACTTCACGCAGCCGGACACCTACCGATGGTGGCAGGAGCAGGTCACGTCGGCGCTGCTGGAATACGGAATCGAGTCGACCTGGAACGACAACAACGAATACGAGATCTGGTCGCCCGACGCGATCGCGCACGGCTTCGGCCAACCGTTTCCGGCACGCGAAGCCAAGGTGCTCCAGACGATGCTGATGATGCGTGCGTCGCGCGATGCGCAGCGCGCGCATGCGCCGGCGCGCCGACCGTTCCTCGTGTCGCGCTCCGGCGGCGCCGGCATGCAGCGTTACGTGCAGACGTGGTCCGGCGACAACTTCACGTCCTGGGAAACGCTGCGCTACAACCTGAAGATGGGCCTCGGGCTCGCGCTGTCGGGCGTGTCGAACATCGGCCACGACATCGGCGGCTTCTCCGGCCCCGCGCCGTCGCCCGAATTGCTGCTGCGCTGGGTGCAGTTCGGCATCTTCATGCCGCGCTTCAGCATTCATTCGTGGAACGACGACGGCACCGTCAACGAACCGTGGATGTACCCGGAGATCACCGCGCAGATCGCGTCGCTGATCAAGCAGCGCTACCGGCTGCTGCCGTACCTCTATCACCTGTTGTGGCTGTCGACCACGCGCTACGAGCCCGTGCTGCGGCCGACCTTCGCCGATTTCCCCGGCGATGCGCGCTGCTACGACGCATGCGACGACATGATGCTCGGCGACGCGCTGCTGGTCGCGCCGGTCGTCGATCCCGGTCTGACCGAGCGCACGGTTTACCTGCCGGCGGGCGCACGCTGGACGTGCTGTGCGAGCGCGCAGTCGTTCGACGGCGGCGCGAGCGTGACGCTGCCCGCGCCGCTCGACACGCCGGTGACGCTGCTGCGCGAAGGCCGCGTGCTGCCGCTGAACGTCGCGGAACAGCATTTCGGTGCGCGCGCCGATACGCGCGGCTTCCTCGTCGCACCGCGGATCGAGGACGGCGTCGCGTACGGCGAATGCGTCGAGGACGACGGCGAGACGGAAGCATGGCGCGACGGCGAATACGGCCTGTGGCGCATCGAGACCGGCCGCGAGGCGTCGGGCGTGCTCGGCGTGTCGGTCCGCTGGGACGGCCGCCCGGCGCGCCCGGCCGATCGCGTCGAGATCCTGCTGCCCGCGTCGCTGCAAGGCCCGGTTGCCGTGCGCGGTGCGCGGGTCGAGCAGGATGCGCGGGACGGTGCGTGGCGCCGCCTCGTCGTCGCGTTCGACCACTGA
- a CDS encoding MFS transporter, with amino-acid sequence MKTVKALRWWIIVLVCLGTILNYLARNSLAVLAPELKQVFAISTQQYSYIVGAFQIGYTIMQPVCGFIVDLIGLRLGFALFAMLWSVVGVAHGFASGWLSLGILRGFLGLFEAAAIPSGMKAVAEWFPDREKSVAVGYFNAGTSLGAAIAPPLVVFLSMRFGWQAAFMVTGALGFVWAALWYTQYRSPADHPRITPQERTLIRDGQATMPPVSKRRIRDVVTARRFWAIALPRFFAEPAWQTFSFWIPLYLATERHMPLTQIAVFAWMPFLAADAGGIAGGYLSPYLANRFRLPLVWSRVAGVALGAVLMLGPAMIGLVSSPYTAIALFCVGGFAHQMISALVNTLSADVFDPEEVGTASGFAGMAAWIGGLGFSLLVGALADKIGYAPLFACLGLFDIVGVTLLAVLIRGQSKQERLLAQHA; translated from the coding sequence GTGAAGACAGTCAAGGCGTTGCGCTGGTGGATCATCGTGCTCGTGTGTCTCGGCACGATCCTCAACTACCTCGCACGGAATTCCCTCGCGGTGCTCGCGCCCGAGCTCAAGCAGGTGTTCGCGATCTCGACGCAGCAGTACTCGTACATCGTCGGCGCCTTCCAGATCGGTTACACGATCATGCAACCGGTATGCGGGTTCATCGTCGACCTGATCGGGCTGCGGCTCGGTTTCGCGCTGTTCGCGATGCTGTGGTCGGTGGTCGGCGTCGCGCACGGCTTCGCGTCCGGCTGGCTGTCGCTCGGCATCCTGCGCGGCTTTCTGGGCCTGTTCGAGGCCGCCGCGATTCCGTCCGGGATGAAGGCCGTCGCCGAATGGTTTCCCGATCGCGAGAAATCGGTCGCGGTCGGCTACTTCAACGCGGGCACGTCGCTCGGCGCCGCGATCGCGCCGCCGCTCGTCGTGTTCCTGTCGATGCGGTTCGGCTGGCAGGCCGCGTTCATGGTCACCGGCGCGCTCGGATTCGTGTGGGCCGCGCTCTGGTACACGCAGTACCGGTCCCCGGCCGATCATCCGCGCATCACGCCGCAGGAGCGCACGCTGATCCGCGACGGCCAGGCCACGATGCCGCCCGTGTCGAAGCGCCGCATCCGCGACGTCGTCACCGCGCGCCGCTTCTGGGCGATCGCGCTGCCGCGCTTCTTCGCGGAACCCGCGTGGCAGACCTTCAGCTTCTGGATTCCGCTGTACCTCGCGACCGAGCGCCACATGCCGCTCACGCAGATCGCGGTGTTCGCGTGGATGCCGTTTCTCGCGGCCGACGCAGGCGGCATCGCGGGCGGCTATCTGTCGCCGTATCTCGCCAATCGCTTCAGGCTGCCGCTCGTGTGGTCGCGCGTCGCCGGCGTCGCGCTCGGCGCGGTGCTGATGCTCGGGCCCGCGATGATCGGTCTCGTGTCGTCGCCGTACACGGCGATTGCGCTGTTCTGCGTCGGCGGCTTCGCGCACCAGATGATCTCGGCGCTCGTCAACACGCTGTCGGCCGACGTGTTCGATCCCGAGGAAGTCGGCACCGCGAGCGGCTTCGCCGGGATGGCCGCGTGGATCGGCGGCCTCGGCTTCTCGCTGCTGGTCGGCGCGCTCGCGGACAAGATCGGCTATGCGCCGCTGTTCGCGTGCCTCGGCCTGTTCGACATCGTCGGCGTCACGCTGCTCGCGGTGCTGATCCGCGGGCAGTCGAAGCAGGAACGCCTGCTCGCGCAGCACGCGTGA
- a CDS encoding MurR/RpiR family transcriptional regulator — protein sequence MTPLIPPDVSHDEPAIAERIASAMPLMTPIHRRMGEFVLANPFRAATMRIDELAQAVNASIATANRFAKALGFDGYPAMRAALVRGFEATLGPVERLRSAQEQESGVRGAVWIDAVFDQAAANIENTRAQLDAADVEAAVEAIVGARRVLILGAGSSAFLAGLMEHGLSVCHDSVQSLALLGGPSHAARRLYTADSRDLVIALAFPRYVKDTIELARRAAARGARVLGISDGPQSPLAPIASLNLYVKAERRFAATSEAAVLTMIEALIDAVALRTHRSAKSAAEMTEFLLPWLVQPQAALPAANPSFPRPKKS from the coding sequence ATGACGCCTCTCATTCCGCCCGATGTCAGTCACGACGAACCCGCGATCGCCGAGCGGATCGCGTCGGCGATGCCGTTGATGACGCCGATTCACCGGCGCATGGGCGAATTCGTGCTCGCGAACCCGTTTCGCGCGGCGACGATGCGGATCGACGAGCTCGCGCAGGCGGTGAATGCGTCGATCGCGACCGCGAACCGCTTCGCGAAGGCGCTCGGTTTCGACGGCTATCCGGCGATGCGCGCGGCGCTCGTGCGCGGCTTCGAGGCCACGCTCGGGCCGGTCGAACGGCTGCGTTCCGCGCAGGAGCAGGAATCCGGCGTGCGCGGCGCGGTCTGGATCGACGCGGTGTTCGACCAGGCTGCCGCCAACATCGAGAACACGCGTGCGCAACTGGACGCAGCCGATGTCGAGGCGGCGGTCGAGGCGATCGTCGGCGCGCGGCGCGTGCTGATTCTCGGCGCCGGGTCGAGCGCGTTTCTGGCCGGATTGATGGAGCACGGACTGTCCGTCTGTCATGACAGCGTGCAGTCGCTCGCGCTGCTCGGCGGGCCGTCGCATGCGGCGCGACGCCTGTACACGGCCGATTCGCGCGATCTCGTGATCGCGCTCGCGTTTCCGCGCTACGTGAAGGACACGATCGAGCTGGCCCGTCGTGCGGCGGCGCGCGGCGCGCGCGTGCTCGGCATCTCCGACGGCCCGCAATCGCCGCTCGCGCCGATCGCGTCGCTGAACCTGTACGTCAAGGCCGAGCGGCGTTTCGCGGCCACGTCGGAAGCCGCCGTGCTGACGATGATCGAGGCGCTGATCGATGCGGTCGCGCTGCGCACGCACCGGTCCGCGAAATCCGCCGCCGAGATGACCGAATTCCTGCTGCCGTGGCTCGTGCAGCCGCAAGCGGCGTTGCCGGCCGCCAACCCTTCTTTCCCCCGTCCGAAAAAATCATGA
- a CDS encoding isoaspartyl peptidase/L-asparaginase family protein has protein sequence MTSSAIVAIHGGAGTILREAMDTDTERRYRAELTAILQAAQRVLADGGSALDAVTVAVRMLEDCPLFNAGRGAVYTAEGKHELDAAVMDGATLGAGAICCATRVRNPVLAARRVMEASEHVLFAGAGADAFAAAQGLELAEPGYFDTEARHAQWVKARAAAGAMLDHDAATFVFGQSQQQTQPAEPLDPDRKHGTVGAVACDLNGHIAAATSTGGITNKQPGRVGDSPIIGAGCYADDATCAVSSTGTGEMFMRLATAYDVAAQIAYRGASLADAAHDVVMNKLPRLAGRGGIIAVDARGNVAMPFNTEGMYRGYARVGEAPVVGIYRDDAA, from the coding sequence ATGACTTCATCCGCGATCGTCGCGATTCACGGCGGCGCAGGCACGATCCTGCGCGAAGCGATGGACACCGACACCGAACGTCGGTACCGCGCCGAACTCACCGCGATCCTGCAGGCCGCACAACGGGTGCTGGCCGACGGCGGCAGCGCGCTCGACGCCGTCACCGTCGCGGTGCGGATGCTCGAGGATTGCCCGCTGTTCAACGCCGGGCGCGGCGCCGTCTATACGGCGGAAGGCAAGCACGAACTCGATGCGGCGGTCATGGACGGCGCGACGCTCGGCGCCGGCGCGATCTGCTGCGCGACCCGCGTGCGCAATCCGGTGCTCGCCGCGCGGCGCGTGATGGAGGCGAGCGAGCACGTGCTGTTCGCCGGCGCGGGCGCCGATGCGTTCGCGGCCGCGCAGGGGCTCGAACTCGCCGAGCCCGGCTACTTCGACACCGAGGCGCGGCATGCGCAGTGGGTGAAGGCGCGCGCGGCGGCCGGCGCGATGCTCGACCACGATGCGGCGACGTTCGTGTTCGGCCAGTCTCAGCAACAGACGCAGCCGGCCGAGCCGCTCGATCCGGACCGCAAGCACGGCACGGTCGGCGCGGTCGCGTGCGACCTGAACGGCCACATCGCGGCGGCGACGTCGACAGGCGGCATCACGAACAAGCAGCCGGGGCGCGTCGGCGATTCGCCGATCATCGGCGCGGGCTGCTATGCGGACGACGCGACCTGCGCGGTATCGTCGACGGGCACCGGCGAGATGTTCATGCGGCTCGCGACGGCCTACGACGTCGCCGCGCAGATCGCGTATCGCGGCGCGTCGCTCGCCGATGCCGCGCACGACGTCGTGATGAACAAGCTGCCGCGCCTGGCCGGCCGCGGCGGGATCATCGCGGTCGACGCACGGGGCAACGTCGCGATGCCGTTCAACACCGAAGGGATGTACCGCGGCTACGCGCGCGTCGGTGAAGCGCCGGTCGTCGGCATCTACCGCGACGACGCGGCGTGA
- a CDS encoding dipeptide ABC transporter ATP-binding protein produces MTSSRNPSVLTLPEQRVVAVDDLSVTFRREGATFDAVRNVSFHVDRGETLAIVGESGSGKSVTSLALMRLVEHGGGEITSGRIAFRRRGGALVDLAQARAATMRGIRGADIAMIFQEPMTSLNPVFTVGDQISEAIALHQSKGAAEARAEALRLLDLVRIPEARRVFARHPHQLSGGMRQRVMIAMALSCRPALLIADEPTTALDVTIQAQILQLIRGLQDEMNMGVIFITHDMGVVAEVADRVLVMYRGEKVEEGESERIFATPAHRYTRALLAAVPRLGSMQGTDVPEKFPLLKVDGASATAPTTASAANDAQPPVDHAAPPILRVRDLVTRFPVKSGVFGRVSQYVHAVERVSFELRAGETLALVGESGCGKSTTGRSLLRLVESQSGSIEFDGRDISALKGPDLQALRRNIQFIFQDPFASLNPRLTVGFSIMEPLLVHGVASGGEAQARVDWLLDKVGLPPEAARRYPHEFSGGQRQRIAIARALALNPKVVIADESVSALDVSVQAQIVNLMLDLQRELGVAYLFISHDMAVVERVSHRVAVMYLGQIVEIGPRRAVFEAPQHPYTKKLMSAVPVADPARRHAPRQLAADEIPSPIRAVGDEPLVAPLVAVGPDHYVATHRVGGAY; encoded by the coding sequence ATGACTTCGAGCCGTAACCCGTCGGTCCTGACGCTGCCCGAGCAGCGCGTGGTGGCCGTCGACGATCTGTCGGTGACGTTCCGCCGCGAAGGCGCGACGTTCGACGCGGTGCGCAACGTGTCGTTTCACGTCGATCGCGGCGAGACGCTCGCGATCGTCGGCGAATCGGGCTCGGGCAAGTCGGTCACGTCGCTCGCGCTGATGCGCCTCGTCGAGCACGGCGGCGGCGAAATCACGAGCGGCCGGATCGCGTTCCGGCGCCGCGGCGGCGCGCTGGTCGATCTCGCGCAGGCGCGTGCCGCGACGATGCGCGGCATCCGCGGCGCGGACATCGCGATGATCTTCCAGGAGCCGATGACGTCGCTGAATCCGGTATTTACGGTCGGCGACCAGATCAGCGAGGCGATCGCGCTGCACCAGTCGAAGGGCGCCGCCGAAGCACGCGCGGAAGCGCTGCGGCTGCTGGATCTGGTGCGCATTCCCGAAGCGCGCCGCGTGTTCGCACGCCATCCGCACCAGTTGTCGGGCGGGATGCGGCAGCGTGTGATGATCGCGATGGCGCTGTCGTGCCGGCCCGCGCTGCTGATCGCCGACGAGCCGACGACCGCGCTCGACGTGACGATCCAGGCGCAGATCCTGCAGTTGATCCGCGGGCTGCAGGACGAAATGAACATGGGCGTGATCTTCATCACGCACGACATGGGCGTGGTAGCCGAGGTCGCCGACCGCGTGCTCGTGATGTATCGCGGCGAGAAGGTCGAGGAGGGCGAGTCCGAGCGGATATTCGCGACGCCCGCGCATCGCTACACGCGGGCGCTGCTCGCGGCGGTGCCGCGGCTCGGCTCGATGCAGGGCACCGACGTCCCCGAGAAATTCCCGCTGCTCAAGGTGGACGGCGCGAGCGCGACGGCGCCGACCACGGCGTCCGCGGCGAACGACGCGCAGCCGCCCGTCGATCACGCCGCGCCGCCGATCCTGCGCGTGCGCGATCTTGTCACGCGCTTTCCGGTGAAGAGCGGCGTGTTCGGCCGCGTGTCGCAATACGTGCATGCGGTCGAGCGCGTGAGCTTCGAGCTGCGCGCGGGCGAGACGCTCGCGCTCGTCGGCGAATCGGGCTGCGGCAAGTCGACCACCGGCCGTTCGCTGTTGCGCCTCGTCGAGTCGCAAAGCGGCTCGATCGAATTCGACGGCCGCGACATCAGCGCGCTGAAGGGCCCGGACCTGCAGGCGTTGCGCCGCAACATCCAGTTCATCTTCCAGGACCCGTTCGCGTCGCTGAACCCGCGCCTGACCGTCGGCTTCTCGATCATGGAGCCGCTGCTGGTGCACGGCGTCGCGAGCGGCGGCGAAGCGCAGGCGCGGGTCGACTGGCTGCTCGACAAGGTCGGCCTGCCGCCGGAGGCCGCGCGCCGCTATCCGCACGAATTCTCGGGCGGTCAGCGCCAGCGGATCGCGATCGCGCGTGCGCTCGCGCTGAACCCGAAGGTCGTGATCGCCGACGAGTCGGTGTCGGCGCTCGACGTGTCGGTGCAGGCGCAGATCGTCAACCTGATGCTCGACCTGCAGCGCGAGTTGGGCGTCGCGTACCTGTTCATCTCGCACGACATGGCGGTGGTCGAGCGCGTCAGCCATCGCGTCGCGGTGATGTATCTCGGCCAGATCGTCGAGATCGGCCCGCGCCGCGCGGTGTTCGAGGCGCCGCAGCATCCGTACACGAAGAAGCTGATGAGCGCGGTGCCGGTGGCCGACCCCGCGCGCCGGCATGCGCCGCGCCAGCTCGCGGCGGACGAGATTCCGAGCCCGATCCGCGCGGTCGGCGACGAGCCGCTCGTCGCGCCGCTCGTCGCGGTCGGCCCCGATCATTACGTCGCGACGCATCGTGTCGGCGGCGCGTATTGA